One genomic region from Prionailurus bengalensis isolate Pbe53 chromosome C1, Fcat_Pben_1.1_paternal_pri, whole genome shotgun sequence encodes:
- the LOC122481763 gene encoding ciliogenesis-associated TTC17-interacting protein isoform X2: MSSKHQSTGPRAKDHQPSARESSPPLEANAEAIHFLNNLRYLSWDLHIMEQHTQEFIKLHILPMERKMSLVRQDDQLVMTRSVKEGEEVKTEVTFFPWSSTVGFVSEAANLLLLRVMAWRQLVPSNARFLALDTEGKLCYSTYQALGIQTIQVGHQEVDVFIVEQTVHSDEGIPGSCQFYLLSDGHLAKRIQVGSPGCCMITKMPILRDKDEIEPAPVFEKKPLVWEEDMELYSRFLGRKEELRVSHNSYLRQHPEAQALISDFLLFLLLRRPADVVTFAAEYFGPFAKHNPPTPALRSSSRPSPFRSLDPERPTD, translated from the exons ATGTCCTCCAAACATCAATCCACAG GCCCCAGAGCCAAGGACCACCAGCCCTCAGCCCGCGAGAGTTCGCCACCCCTAGAGGCCAATGCCGAAGCCATCCACTTCCTCAACAACCTCC GCTATCTTTCGTGGGACCTGCATATCATGGAACAACATACCCAGGAGTTTATCAAG TTGCACATCCTCCCCATGGAGAGGAAGATGAGTCTGGTGAGGCAGGATGACCAGCTGGTCATGACCAGAAGTGTCAAGGAGGGTGAG GAAGTGAAGACCGAAGTGACTTTTTTCCCCTGGAGCTCAACTGTGGGCTTCGTCTCCGAGGCTGCCAACCTGCTGTTGCTGAGGGTGATGGCTTGGCGTCAGCTGGTGCCCAGCAATGCCCGTTTCCTGGCCTTGGACACAGAGGGCAAACTCTGCTATTCCACTTAT CAAGCCCTGGGCATCCAGACGATCCAGGTGGGCCACCAGGAGGTGGATGTGTTCATCGTGGAGCAGACTGTCCACTCGGATGAAGGCATCCCTGGTTCCTGCCAGTTCTACCTGCTCTCTGATGG GCACCTGGCCAAGAGGATCCAGGTGGGTTCCCCCGGGTGCTGCATGATCACCAAGATGCCTATTTTGAGGGACAAGG atGAGATCGAGCCTGCCCCGGTGTTTGAGAAGAAGCCCCTGGTGTGGGAGGAGGATATGGAGCTCTACTCGAGATTCCTGGGCCGGAAG GAGGAGCTGCGTGTCAGCCACAACAGCTACCTGCGGCAGCACCCCGAGGCCCAGGCGCTCATCTCGGACTTCCTGCTCTTCCTGCTTCTGCGCCGGCCGGCCGACGTGGTCACCTTCGCCGCCGAGTACTTCGGGCCGTTCGCGAAGCACAACCCGCCGACCCCCGCCTTGCGCTCCTCCAGCCGGCCCAGCCCCTTCCGCTCGCTGGACCCGGAGCGCCCCACCGACTAG
- the LOC122481763 gene encoding ciliogenesis-associated TTC17-interacting protein isoform X1, which yields MSSKHQSTGPRAKDHQPSARESSPPLEANAEAIHFLNNLQQEELQMLLFSETLAMVSDTGEPEGELTIEVQRGKYKDEFGVMSHCLLVHAFSQGFVDKMLCGISLLGYLSWDLHIMEQHTQEFIKLHILPMERKMSLVRQDDQLVMTRSVKEGEEVKTEVTFFPWSSTVGFVSEAANLLLLRVMAWRQLVPSNARFLALDTEGKLCYSTYQALGIQTIQVGHQEVDVFIVEQTVHSDEGIPGSCQFYLLSDGHLAKRIQVGSPGCCMITKMPILRDKDEIEPAPVFEKKPLVWEEDMELYSRFLGRKEELRVSHNSYLRQHPEAQALISDFLLFLLLRRPADVVTFAAEYFGPFAKHNPPTPALRSSSRPSPFRSLDPERPTD from the exons ATGTCCTCCAAACATCAATCCACAG GCCCCAGAGCCAAGGACCACCAGCCCTCAGCCCGCGAGAGTTCGCCACCCCTAGAGGCCAATGCCGAAGCCATCCACTTCCTCAACAACCTCC AGCAGGAGGAGCTGCAGATGCTGCTGTTCTCCGAGACCCTGGCCATGGTCTCAGACACGGGGGAGCCTGAGGGAGAGCTGACCATCGAAGTGCAGAGAGGGAAATACAAAGACGAATTTGGCGTTATGTCGCACTGCCTCCTCGTGCACGCCTTTAGCCAGGGCTTCGTGGACAAAATGCTCTGCGGAATCTCCCTCCTGG GCTATCTTTCGTGGGACCTGCATATCATGGAACAACATACCCAGGAGTTTATCAAG TTGCACATCCTCCCCATGGAGAGGAAGATGAGTCTGGTGAGGCAGGATGACCAGCTGGTCATGACCAGAAGTGTCAAGGAGGGTGAG GAAGTGAAGACCGAAGTGACTTTTTTCCCCTGGAGCTCAACTGTGGGCTTCGTCTCCGAGGCTGCCAACCTGCTGTTGCTGAGGGTGATGGCTTGGCGTCAGCTGGTGCCCAGCAATGCCCGTTTCCTGGCCTTGGACACAGAGGGCAAACTCTGCTATTCCACTTAT CAAGCCCTGGGCATCCAGACGATCCAGGTGGGCCACCAGGAGGTGGATGTGTTCATCGTGGAGCAGACTGTCCACTCGGATGAAGGCATCCCTGGTTCCTGCCAGTTCTACCTGCTCTCTGATGG GCACCTGGCCAAGAGGATCCAGGTGGGTTCCCCCGGGTGCTGCATGATCACCAAGATGCCTATTTTGAGGGACAAGG atGAGATCGAGCCTGCCCCGGTGTTTGAGAAGAAGCCCCTGGTGTGGGAGGAGGATATGGAGCTCTACTCGAGATTCCTGGGCCGGAAG GAGGAGCTGCGTGTCAGCCACAACAGCTACCTGCGGCAGCACCCCGAGGCCCAGGCGCTCATCTCGGACTTCCTGCTCTTCCTGCTTCTGCGCCGGCCGGCCGACGTGGTCACCTTCGCCGCCGAGTACTTCGGGCCGTTCGCGAAGCACAACCCGCCGACCCCCGCCTTGCGCTCCTCCAGCCGGCCCAGCCCCTTCCGCTCGCTGGACCCGGAGCGCCCCACCGACTAG
- the SLC11A1 gene encoding natural resistance-associated macrophage protein 1: MTGDSSPQSLSRSSYGSISSPPSSEPQKEPLRATYLSEKILIPDTEPGTFSLRKLWAFTGPGFLMSIAFLDPGNIESDLQAGAVAGFKLLWVLLWATVLGLLCQRLAARLGVVTGKDLGEVCHLYYHKAPRTLLWLTIELAIVGSDMQEVIGTAIAFNLLSAGRIPLWGGVLITIVDTFFFLFLDNYGLRKLEAFFGFLITVMALTFGYEYVVARPAQVALLRDLLLPSCSGCGSPELLQAVGIVGAIIMPHNIYLHSALVKSREIDRSRRADIREANMYFLIEATIALSVSFFINLFVVAVFGQAFYQQTNQAAFDVCANSSLHDYAKIFPKNNLTVEVDIYQGGVILGCLFGPAALYIWAVGLLAAGQSSTMTGTYAGQFVMEGFLKLRWSRFARVLLTRSCAILPTVLVAVFRDLKDLSGLNDLLNVLQSLLLPFAVLPILTFTSMPALMQEFANGRLSKAITSSIMALICAINLYFVIIYLPSLPHPAYFVLVALLAAVYLGLTTYLVWTCFLAQGATVLAHSSHQHFLYGLPEEEEKERVSG; encoded by the exons ATGACAG GTGACAGCAGCCCTCAAAGTCTAAGCAGGAGCAGCTATGGCTCCATCTCCAGCCCACCCAGCTCAGAGCCACAGAAAGAGCCTCTCAGAGCAACCTACCTGAGCGAGAAGATCCTCATCCCGGACACAGAACCG GGCACATTCAGCCTGAGGAAGCTGTGGGCCTTCACGGGGCCTGGCTTCCTCATGAGCATCGCTTTCCTGGACCCGGGAAACATCGAGTCAGATCTTCAGGCTGGTGCCGTGGCTGGATTCAAA cTGCTCTGGGTGCTGCTGTGGGCCACGGTGTTGGGCTTGCTCTGCCAACGGCTCGCTGCCCGACTGGGTGTGGTGACAGGCAAGGACTTGGGCGAGGTCTGCCATCTCTACTACCATAAG gcgccccgcacccTCCTCTGGCTGACCATCGAGCTAGCCATCGTGGGCTCGGACATGCAGGAGGTCATCGGCACGGCTATCGCATTCAATCTGCTGTCAGCTGGACG AATCCCACTCTGGGGCGGCGTCCTCATCACCATCGTGGacactttcttcttcctcttccttgacAACTACG GGTTGCGCAAGCTGGAAGCCTTTTTTGGATTCCTTATTACAGTTATGGCCTTGACCTTCGGCTATGAG TACGTGGTGGCCCGTCCAGCCCAGGTAGCGCTCCTCCGGGACCTGCTCCTGCCCTCGTGCTCCGGCTGCGGCAGTCCTGAGCTGCTGCAGGCCGTGGGCATCGTTGGAGCCATCATCATGCCCCACAACATCTACCTGCACTCGGCCCTAGTCAAG TCTAGAGAGATAGACCGGTCTCGCCGGGCAGACATCCGAGAGGCCAACATGTACTTCCTGATTGAGGCCACCATCGCCCTGTCTGTCTCCTTCTTCATCAATCTCTTTGTTGTGGCAGTCTTTGGACAGGCCTTCTACCAGCAAACCAACCAGGCTGCG TTCGACGTCTGTGCCAACAGCAGCCTCCACGACTACGCCAAGATCTTCCCCAAGAACAACCTTACAGTGGAGGTGGACATTTACCAAGGA GGCGTGATCCTGGGCTGTCTCTTCGGCCCGGCTGCTCTCTACATCTGGGCGGTGGGCCTCCTAGCGGCCGGACAGAGCTCCACCATGACCGGCACCTACGCGGGACAGTTTGTGATGGAG GGCTTCCTGAAGCTGCGCTGGTCACGCTTTGCCCGCGTGCTCCTCACTCGCTCCTGCGCCATCCTGCCCACCGTGCTCGTGGCAGTCTTCAGGGACCTGAAAGACCTGTCAGGGCTCAACGACCTGCTTAATgtgctgcagagcctgctg cttcCCTTTGCCGTGCTGCCTATCCTTACATTCACCAGCATGCCAGCCCTCATGCAGGAGTTTGCCAACGGCCG gctGAGCAAGGCCATCACATCCTCCATCATGGCGCTGATCTGTGCCATCAACCTCTACTTCGTGATCATCTAcctgcccagcctcccccaccctgcctaCTTCGTCCTTGTAGCCCTGCTGGCTGCGGTTTACCTGGGCCTCACCACCTACCTG GTCTGGACCTGTTTCCTTGCCCAAGGAGCCACCGTTCTGGCCCACAGCTCCCATCAACACTTCTTGTATGGGCTTcctgaagaggaggagaaggagagggtcTCTGGATGA